In Mycteria americana isolate JAX WOST 10 ecotype Jacksonville Zoo and Gardens chromosome 3, USCA_MyAme_1.0, whole genome shotgun sequence, a single genomic region encodes these proteins:
- the LOC142407515 gene encoding LOW QUALITY PROTEIN: uncharacterized protein LOC142407515 (The sequence of the model RefSeq protein was modified relative to this genomic sequence to represent the inferred CDS: substituted 1 base at 1 genomic stop codon) — MPFWRGTSLVVELTASCIRTVHRAEAGADIAETWCGHVLPAHHRISNNHQWGPGGCSRLKVDFGDGWQLAGRMASSITNYLWRHGASPSSNFSEEWAHDSWHNSEAVEEHLKGGIAGHEAKKRVMPGSWSSRTIGEVFNDPGAQISILTQLDAEKLGVRSGRQRVKVTGVKGASVVCQTAKVNLWLPGKKCMMNGSVWSFGSNTHPNPGRNREAPVQALHAAPALPESKIPNELKLYQYIDDILIGDTSPEKDSRMANGNPAFMLLFQTLTMLLLLTCGQRALEWPWSQAHVKYTGKNSIPTNFCSVPQISALSPQISEIGPYVIKNRGQQRVLFHPSWSLKRVELLMQINISTIKPTCSPFLGWLVWLHGRTLTSPRRTRRDVTGTIGTGLGVLNSIDAKVLLNNLRKTTSDLNELEHPLQSSLLALGTTQWLLSDMLPQWERISERDHQLIVDALSAAQNNVSLALSCIQAQLWMQSMVAAVIREGEEGTLPSEMRKVIWDKATRFDKEFQPWRYLVNFTFDPINSKATGFVLTICSASVCTTYPTIASGLNHEGTILYPLEHRVWAPRNRKKRQTVDVNACIVRAIYESNTIKALDICLDTEQNVCHFEIHPDGTPETGLVYIGKGRVCMRTLCDFIFIDNITGDTSNRSNICVCNFTKITGXDLNYSAPVMSYQLLQTNYTLSRDLLSTPIGMKLTLMKKLLQHDELCQVLERVQNDGHKTLITVHHDTEEIHRVLERVKKAGEHHWWETLLGWPPTATGVFKFMLHPAVILPVLTLICLLLIIILYTKVW; from the exons ATGCCATTTTGGAGAGGAACCAG CTTGGTGGTGGAGCTCACAGCCTCGTGCATCCGGACTGTGCACCGAGCAGAAGCTGGAGCAGATATTGCTGAGACCTGGTGTGGCCATGTGCTCCCTGCCCACCACCGCATAAGCAATAACCATCAGTGGGGTCCTGGCGGCTGCAGCCGGCTTAAGGTGGACTTTGGGGATGGATGGCAACTCG ctggcaggatggcaagtagtatcaccaATTATTTATGGAGGCATGGAGCGAGTCCAAGTTCCAacttctcagaagaatgggctcaTGACAGTTGGCATAATTCAGAAGCCGTCGAAGAGCACCTAAAG gGAGGAATTGCAGGGCATGAAGCCAAAAAACGAGTTATGCCCGGAAG ctgGTCCTCAAGGACAATTGGTGAAGTTTTTAATGAtccgggagcacaaatttcaatactaacTCAACTAGATGCTGAGAAGCTGGGTGTGCGATCCGGACGGCAAAGAGTTAAGGTTACCGGTGTGAAGGGAGCGAGTGTTgtgtgccaaactgccaaggtcaatttatggctcccgggcaaGAAGTGCATG ATGAACGGCAgtgtgtggtccttcggctcaaACACCCACCCCAACCCTGGTAGAAATCGGGAAGCTCCAGTGCAGGCTCTtcacgcagcccctgccctccccgagTCAAAAATCcctaac GAactgaaactgtaccaatatatcgatgatattctgattggagatACTTCCCCCGAgaag gaTAGCAGGATGGCAAATGGAAATCCTgcgttcatgttactattccaaaccctgaCAATGCTGCTTCTCCTAACTTGTGGTCAAAGAGCCCTAGAGTGGCCATGGTCTCAAGCTCACGTTAAGTACACCGGGA AAAACTCTATCCCCACAAATTTCTGCTCTGTCCCACAAATTTCTGCTCTATCCCCACAAATTTCTGAAATTGGACCATACGTGATCAAAAATAGAGGCCAACAAAGAGTGTTATTTcatccatcatggtctcttaaaagagtagaactactgatgcaaattaatatctCTACAATCAAACcaacctgttcaccattcctaggaTGGTTAGTGtggttacatgggcgaaccctcacctctcccagacgaacaaggagagatgtgaccggtaccatagggacaggattgggagtcttaaatagtatcgATGCCAAAGTACTCCTAAATAACCTGAGGaaaacaacaagtgatttaaacgAATTAGAACACCCATTGCAGTCTTCTCTGTTAGCATTGGGAACTacccaatggctcttatctgatatgttgcctcagtgggaaagaattagtgaaagggaccaccaactgattgtggaCGCACTTAGTGCAGCCCAAAataatgtttctctagctcttagttgcatccaagctcaactgtggatgcaatctatggtagcagcagTTAtcagagaaggtgaagagggcaccttacccagtGAAATgcgaaaggtaatttgggataaggCGACTAGATTTGACAAGGAATTCCAACCCTGGCGGTATTTAGTCAATTTTACTTTTGACCCCATCAACAGTAAGGCCACAGGTTTTGTCTTAACCATATGCAGTGCTTCGGTGTGTACCACATACCCAACCATTGCGTCAGGATTAAATCACGAGGgaactatactctatccattGGAACACAGAGTGTGGGCCCCACGAAACAGAAAGAAacggcaaactgttgatgttaacgcATGCATTGTACGGGCTATTTAtgagagtaacaccatcaaagccctagacatttgtcttgacactgaacaaaacgtttgtcattttgaaatacatcccgATGGAACCCCTGAAACTggacttgtatatattggaaaaggacgcgtttgtatgagaaccctttgtgattttatattcatAGATAACATTACTggagatacaagcaatcgctcaaatatttgtgtttgtaactttactaaaattacGGGATGAGACCttaattattcagctcctgttatgTCTTATCAGTTACTACAGACTAATTATACATTGAGTCGAGATTTACTgtctacccccatcggaatgaaacTTACATTgatgaagaaactactacaacatgACGAGCTGTGCCAAGTGCTAGAACGTGTCCAAAACGATGGACACAAAACTCTAATCACTGTTCATCATGATACAGAAGAGATACACcgtgtcttggaaagagtgaagaaggctggagaacaccattggtgggaaactcttcttggatggccaccaacagcaacgggagtgtttaaaTTCATGCTTCACCCAGCTGTGATTTTACCAGTTCTAACTTTAAtatgtctattgcttataattatattgtacaCAAAGGTGTGGTag